From Rutidosis leptorrhynchoides isolate AG116_Rl617_1_P2 chromosome 3, CSIRO_AGI_Rlap_v1, whole genome shotgun sequence, a single genomic window includes:
- the LOC139896275 gene encoding E3 ubiquitin-protein ligase RGLG2-like: MGANTSREEDESYNSPSYQPTSSSSRNQYGNNPQPSYSYPSQYEQNYPTQYEQNYPVQEAYPAYPPGHHPAPEAVPPPPVSTPAPAPVYGGPPHRPQNKFDRRYSTIADSYNSLEQVTEALARAGLESSNLILGIDFTKSNEWTGSRSFNRKSLHHIGDGMNPYQMAISIIGKTLAAFDEDNLIPCYGFGDASTHDQDVFSFYPEERCCNGFEEVLNRYREMLPHLKLAGPTSFAPIIEKAMTIVEESGGQYHVLVIIADGQVTRSVDTERGRLSPQEQKTVDAIVEASKLPLSIVLVGVGDGPWDTMKEFDDYIPSRSFDNFQFVNFTEIMKKNVPPIRKETEFALAALMEIPTQYKATIELNILGSRKGISPKRVALPPPVHVAPSFSSSKPSYSAGFHDPNTPVTAVPYYAPTNVERTAPPVPVSTYENQLCPICLTNPKDMAFGCGHQTCCDCGQPLKLCPICRSKIETRIKLY; this comes from the exons ATGGGTGCTAATACTTCAAGGGAAGAGGATGAGAGTTATAACTCTCCATCCTATCAACCAACTTCGTCTTCTTCCAGAAATCAGTATGGAAATAATCCTCAACCATCTTATTCGTATCCGTCACAGTATGAACAAAATTACCCGACCCAATACGAGCAGAATTATCCGGTTCAGGAGGCTTACCCAGCATATCCACCAGGACACCATCCTGCACCTGAAGCTGTACCTCCACCCCCGGTTTCGACTCCAGCTCCGGCTCCAGTGTACGGAGGTCCACCCCATAGACCTCAGAATAAGTTTGATAGGAGGTATTCAACGATTGCTGATAGTTACAATTCGTTAGAACAG GTGACTGAGGCACTCGCACGTGCAGGGCTCGAGTCCTCTAACCTTATTCTTGGTATTGACTTCACCAAGAGTAATGAGTGGACTG GTTCACGGTCCTTTAACAGAAAAAGTTTGCATCATATTGGAGATGGCATGAATCCTTATCAAATGGCGATATCTATTATCGGGAAAACCTTAGCAGCTTTTGATGAAGATAACTTGATCCCCTGCTATGGATTTGGAGATG CATCCACCCATGATCAAGACGTCTTCAGTTTTTATCCAGAAGAGAGATGTTGTAATGGATTCGAAGAAGTATTGAATAGGTATAGGGAGATGTTACCCCATCTAAAGCTTGCAG GCCCGACCTCATTCGCACCAATCATTGAAAAAGCTATGACAATCGTTGAAGAAAGTGGGGGACAATATCATGTGCTGGTTATCATTGCTGATGGGCAG GTAACAAGAAGTGTGGATACTGAACGTGGTCGGTTGAGTCCACAAGAACAGAAAACTGTAGATGCCATAGTTGAAGCAAG taagCTTCCACTATCAATTGTATTAGTTGGGGTTGGTGATGGACCCTGGGACACTATGAAGGAGTTTGATGATTACATTCCTTCTCGCAGCTTTGACAATTTCCAG TTTGTGAATTTCACGGAAATCATGAAGAAGAATGTGCCCCCAATCCGAAAGGAGACTGAATTTGCTCTTGCAGCATTGATGGAAATTCCTACTCAATATAAAGCAACAATCGAACTCAATATACTAgg TAGTCGCAAAGGAATTTCTCCAAAGAGGGTTGCCCTTCCTCCGCCGGTTCACGTTGCACCGTCTTTTAGCAGCTCAAAACCGTCATACTCAGCTGGATTTCATGACCCAAACACTCCTGTTACTGCTGTTCCTTATTATGCTCCAACCAATGTAGAGCGCACGGCACCACCTGTCCCAGTTTCTACTTATgaaaatcag CTTTGCCCCATCTGTCTAACTAACCCAAAGGATATGGCTTTTGGCTGTGGACATCAG ACTTGTTGTGACTGTGGTCAACCTCTCAAGTTATGCCCGATCTGTCGGAGTAAAATCGAAACCAGAATAAAGCTGTATTAG